The DNA sequence ACGGATCGCGATACTGGGGACGGCACGGCGCCGCGGGCCTGTTGCTGTACACCCCGAGCGAGACCAGTTCGGTCCTCGTTCTGCTGCAACATCGCGCTGTGTGGAGCCACCAGGGTGGCACGTGGGCACTGCCCGGTGGAGCCCGCGATTCACACGAGAGTGCGGTGGACACGGCCGTCCGTGAGGCCGATGAAGAAGCGGGAATCGCCGATGCCGAGCTCACGGTGCGTGACGAGCTGGTGACGCACCGGGCGCCGAGCGGCTGGACTTACACCACGGTGATCGCCGAGGTGGCCGCCCCACTGGCCACCACGGCCAACCTCGAGTCGGTGGAGCTGCGGTGGGTCAGCGCCGATGAGGTCGGCGATCTGGCACTCCATCCCGCGTTCGCCGTGAGCTGGCCCGAGCTGCGCAGCAAGCTCAGCGCGTTCTCCCAGTCCGACACCTGACCGCGGCGGGTCACCGCGCTGCGAGCGATGCCCGTCGCGCCAAGTCGGCGAAGGCGGCACCGAGTTCGGGCGGCCCCACCACCTCGATGTCGACGTCGAATCTGCACAGTGCGGCCGCCAGCGCCGCCCATGACCACGACCCCGACCGCAGTCGGCACCGCGAGGGTCCGAGTGACTCGACAACCCCATCGTGGGCGAATGGATGCACGTCCTTGGCGTCGGTGTGAAGGATCACGTCACCGATGCACGGCCAGCGGTCGGTGTTGTCGGCCGAACCCTTGAACCGGCTTTCGAGGAACGTGCCCACGTCACCCCCGGGGATTTCGCGACGGACGAACCGTGGTCCCGTCGGTGTCCTCGGAGTCATTCGGTCCGCTCGAAAGACCCGCCAATCATCAGAATCGGGATCCCACCCCATCACGTACCACCGGCCCAGCCGTGACACGAGGTGGTGTGGCTGCACCCTGCGGGTCGGACGCGCCGGCCCGGCGTCCTCACCATCGGTGTCCGTGTCGTCGGCACGGCGGTGGTCGAAACGGAGTTCTTCGCCGCGTCGGATCGCGTCGCCGATGGCGAGCAGCACGTCGGTTCCGGCTGTCGGTGGGTTGTTTCCCGCGAGGGGCGTGAGTTCGACCGCGTCGACTCTCGGCCGCAGACGGCTCGGCAGTACCTGCCTGACGGTGGTCAGTGCCCGAGCCGCAGATTCCCCGATGTCTGCGCCGGTGTTGGGTGCGGCCTGCAACGCGATCGCAATCGCGACGACCTGTTCGTCGTCGAACAGCATCGGGGGAACAATCGCGCCGGCGTCAAGCCGATAGCCGCCGTCGCGTCCCTTGGTGGCGCGGATCTCGTAGCCGAGCTCACGCAGCCGGTCCACATCGCGACGCAGGGTGCGCTCGCTGATGTCGAGGCGGTCGGCCAGGAGCCACCCCGGCCAGTCGCGTGGTGCCTGGAGCAGTGACAGCAGCGACAGCAGTCGGCGCGAGGTACTCGTGGCGGGTGTCAGCGGCATGCCTTCGATTCTGCCGGGATAAGCGGACGAACTCTGACCTATGAGGTGCGCACAGTGGGCACCGGACCGGAAAAACCGGTGTCCGAGCCTTACAAGGAGCAGATATGACCTACAACGCAGTCACCCACCTCAACTTCGACGGTGAGGCCCGGGCGGCCCTCGAGTTCTACCGATCGATCTTCGGCGGCGAGATGACCGTCGCGACCTATGGCGACTTCGGTATGCCAATAGATGCCCCTGGAGCCGATCGGGTTGTCTTCGGCCAGATCGTGGGGCAGTCCGGATTCGGCGTGATGGCCTACGACGCGCCCGCACCGGCCGAGCCGTCGCGCGCGGCCGCGCCCACGCCGGTCACCAGGCGCGAGAACGGGATGACCCTCACGAACTCGCCGTTCTTCGTGTCGGTGCGGGGTGAGAGCGTCGATGAGGTCCGTGCCCTGTGGGACGGGCTCGCCGACGGCGCCGACATCGTCGAAGAGTTCGGCCCCGCCCCATGGGCGCCGGCCTTCGGCATGCTCACCGATCGTTTCGGCGTCACATGGATCATCGACGTGGCAGCGCAGTACTGATCTGGCACGGGCCGTCGCCGATCTACCGGTGACCGACTCAGTAGAGCCGGTTGGCCGCCGCGATCAGGCCACTCAGTGCCGACTCCTGACCGGTGCGGCCGTTCCCCATCGCCCAGGTGCGCCGGTCGTCGCGCTCGCACAGCAGGAAAGTGGCCACGCCGCCGGTGAAGTCGTATTGGTGGAGGCTGACGATCTCGACGCCGGCGCCCAAGCGGTACAACATGTCGGTGAGCGCGCTGATCGGTCCGGTCGCGGTCGCCGAGAGCGATCGGATGACGTCGCCGGTGGCGATGGTCGCCCTACAGTGCAGGAGGTCTTGTGGGGCGGCCGACGCGGTCCAGTTGCCGAGCCGAATCGGTCCGGTCGTGGGCGCGTAGGTGTCGGCGAAAGCTGTCCACGTCATGCCGGCGGCCTCGGCCCGCAGCGGCGATGGCAGTGATCTGCCATAGCGGGAGGCAAAAGGATCGGGCGCGGTGGCCTGCGAATGTGGGGAGATCGGTGTATCTGGTGTGGTGAGAGTGTTCATCGACATGGTCTTCCGGAGAAAAGGATGACCAGCAGGTAGCGCTCACGGCCCGCAACGGGGGGCCGGTCGGATCAGACCCCGCTGCGGTGAACTACGAGAATGCGCTTCATGATTCGCCAACCATAGTCCTCAGGATTTTGTTCTTGCAACCAGTTTGTCCTTCAAACGGCGGGCAGCGTTACAGGGATCATCCGATGCAGTGATCGCGCGTACCACCACGATGCGGTCGGCCCCGGCGTCGAGTACCTCCGCGAGTCGCTGTTCGTCGATGCCGCCGATGGCGAACCACGGCCGCGGCGCTGCCAGTTCGGCGGTGGCACGCACGAGGTCGAGACCCGGTGCGAATCGGCCCGGTTTGGTCGGGGTGGGCCAGCAGGGTCCGGTGCAGAAGTAGTCGACCCCGGGCTGCTCGGCAGCGGACGTCGCCTGCCCGACATCATGTGTCGACCGGCCGATCACCACCTCGTCGCCCACGATGCGGCGAGCCAGATCCACCGGCAGGTCGTCCTGCCCCAGGTGCAGCACATCGGCGCCGCTCAACGCTGCGATGTCCGCTCGATCGTTCACGGCCAGCAGCGCGCCGTGGCGTGCGGTCACCTCGGCGAGCGCACCGAGGAGATCGAGTTCTTGCGCGGCTTCGAGTGGTCCGAACTCGCGTTCACCAGCCGACCCCTTGTCTCGCAACTGGATGACGTCCACGCCGCCGGCCAGTGCGGCGTCCGCGAACTCGACGAGATCGCCGCGTTCGCGCCGGGCGTCGGTGCAGAGGTAGAGCTGGGCGGTGGTCAGGCGATCGCGGGCATTCACGATCGCCGAATCTACCTTCTGCCGAACCATGGGCCGGCCTCCTGGCCGACCCGACGGACTGGCCTTCGGGTCGAACCGACGGAGTAGGCTGTCGGTCAGTACACACACGGGTGCCCGAGGGATGCGTCGGGCTGAGATCTGGGTCGCGAACCTGCCCATGACCGTTACACCTGATCCGGGTAATGCCGGCGAAGGAAGAAGGTGGGATGAAGTCTCTCGCAATCGTCGGTGGCGCCGTCATCGGTCTGGCATGTGCGGTCCGCGCCGCCGAATCAGGCTGGCAGGTAACCGTTTACGACCCGGGTCATCTCGAGCCGCAGCGCGGCGGGGGGCAACTGGTGTCCACCGCGGCATCGCGGGTGGCCGCCGGGATGTTGGGCATCGCGGGGGAGAGCCGCACCGGTGACGACGTCTACCTCGCCTTTGCCGAGCAGGCGATGTCGCGCTGGCCCGAGTTCGTCGACCGGCTGGGCGACGACCAGGTGGTCGCTGCCTCCTCGAGCCTGATGGTGGGCGTCGACAGCGCGGACGTCGGTGAGTTGGCCATGGTCGCAGAATGGCTGACCCGACGCGGGCATCCGATAGAACCGTTGACCGGCAGGGAGATCCGTGCACTCGAGCCCGCGGTGTCGGGGCGGGTTCGCAGCGGCTACCTGGCCGCGCGAGAGATGGCGGTGAACAATCGCCGCCTGCTGGCCGTGCTTGCCGACCGCGCGGCAACCTCGGGAGTACGGATCGAGACCACAACAGTGCACGACCTCGCGGAGGTCTCCGCCGACCAGGTGCTGCTCGCCGCAGGTGTCGGGTCGGCCGCGCTCTGGACCGGGCTCCCGGTCTACCCCTCCAAAGGCGAAGTTCTGCGGCTCGGATCCACGCCCGGCGCACTGCCTCCGCCGAAACACGTTGTGCGCGGCCGGGTCAACGGACGGGCGGTGTACGTGGTGCCTCGGCCCGACGGCGTTGTCGTCGGGGCCACCCAGTACGACAGCGGGTTCGACCGGCGTCCCGTGGCCGGTGGGGTGGCGGACCTGCTCACCGACGCCATCGAGCTCATGCCGTCGTTGCGCGAGTACCACCTCCTCAGCGCCGAGGCGGGACTGCGCCCTGCAACACCCGACGGGATGCCACTCATCGGCCGGCTCGACGAGCGGACGATCGCGGCGACGGGTCACGGCCGCAACGGGATCCTGATGTGCCCGCTCACCGCAGATCTGGTGACAGACATCCTCTCCGGCAAGGAGATCGACCAACCGGCAACAGAACCAGGGAGATTCGCATGGCAACCGATGTAAACGTCAACGGCGACGACGTTCGGCTACCCGATGGGGCGACCGTGCTGACGTTGCTCGACCAACTCGACCTCCCCCGTACCGGGGTCGCCGTTGCCGTCGACGGCGTGGTGCATCCACAGTCCCGCTGGGCGCAAGAGCTGGGGCCGTGTGAGCGGATCGAGATCCTCACGGCGGTGCAGGGTGGCTGAACCGCTCACGGCACCTGACGAACTGACTCAGGTGGGTACAGCTGCCGACGAATCCTTGGTGATCGCGGGCCGCGAGTTCACGTCCCGGCTCATCACGGGCACCGGTGGCGCCGCCAACTTGGCGGTTCTCGAAGACGCGCTGGTCGCCTCCGGCACCGAGATGACGACGGTGGCCATGCGCAGGGTCGATGCCGGCGGACGCACCGGAGTTCTGGATCTGTTGCGCCGCTTGCAGATCGAGGTGTTGCCCAACACCGCCGGCTGCCGGACCGCCGCCGAGGCCGTGCTCACGGCCCAACTGGCCCGGGAGGCACTCGACACCAACTGGGTCAAGGTCGAGGTGGTCGGCGACGAACGGACCCTTCTCCCGGACGGACCCGAGTTGATCGAAGCGGTCGATCGTCTGGTCCAGGACGGGTTCGTGGTCTTGCCGTACACCAACGACGACCCGATCCTCGCGCGACGACTCGAAGACGCCGGAGCCGCCGCCGTGATGCCTCTCGGTTCACCGATCGGAACAGGGCTGGGCATCAGCAACCCACACAACATCGAGATGATCATCGCGACTGCGGGCGTGCCGGTGATCCTGGATGCGGGCATCGGCACCGCGAGTGACGCGGCCCTGGCCATGGAGCTCGGTTGTGACGCGGTCTTGCTCGCTTCTGCGGTGACCAGGGCTGCCGATCCGGCCCGGATGGCTGCCGCGATGCGTTCGGCGGTGACAGCGGGCAGGCTCGCCCGCGGTGCCGGTCGGATCCCCAAGCGGTTCTGGGCCCAGGCGTCGTCGCCGCGGCTCGACTGCTGAGACCACCGGTGAAGATCAGTCACAAGGATGAGGTGGGCGGCGGTACTGCTCTGGCACACTGAGGGCCATGATCAGAGTTCAGGGCCTGACGAAGGTCTATGGCAAGAACCAGGTGGTCAGCAACCTCACGTTTGACGTGAAACCAGGTGTGGTGACCGGTTTTCTGGGTCCCAACGGTGCAGGCAAGTCCACCACCATGCGGATGATCCTGGGGCTCGACCGTCCCACGTCGGGTACCGCGACCATCAATGGGTTGCCGTACCGCGAGCTCAAGAGGCCGCTGACCCAGGTGGGCGCGCTGCTCGACGCCAAGTGGGTGCATCCGAACCGCACCGCCCGTAGCCACCTGCGCTGGATGGCGGCGTCCAACGGGATCCCGAACCACCGCGTCGACCAGGTGCTGGCCGATGTCGGTCTCACCGAGGTGGCGGGCAAGAAGGCCGGTGGCTTCTCACTCGGCATGTCCCAGCGCCTCGGATTGGCGGGTGCACTGCTCGGCGACCCAGGCGTCCTGCTGTTCGACGAGCCGGTCAACGGCCTCGATCCCGAAGGCATCGTCTGGATCCGAAAGTTCATGCGGGCTCTGGCCGACCAGGGTCGCACCGTGTTGGTGTCGAGCCATCTGCTCACCGAGATGTCGCTCACTGCAGAACATCTGGTGGTGATCGGCCGCGGTCAGCTGATCGCGGATGCCTCTGTCAAGGACTTCACCAGCAGCGCGCAGGTCACCGTCCGCGTGCGTAGTCCCAAACTCGGCGAACTGCAGGCTGCGCTCGCCGCGGCCGGGCTGCGTTCGGTGCCGATGGCCGACGACGGGGCAGGCCCGTCGTTGCGCCTGGAAAACGTCACCACCGACCAGGTGGGCGACATCGCTGCGGCCAACGGCATCGGTCTCCACGAGCTCTCGGGCAAGACTGCTTCGCTAGAGGAGGTCTTCATGTCGATGACCGCGGGCGCTGTCGAATATCACGGCAACGACGCGATGGCCTTTCCCGGACAACAACAGTCGGCAGCCTCCTATCCTGCTCAGCAAGGTCAATTCGCACCACCGCCGCCGGGGTGGGGTCCGCAACCAGGTGTGCAACCGCCTGCGGGCCAACCGGGTTACGCGCAACCGGGTCATCCGCAATCAGGTTGGGACGAATCGGGTCAGAATCAATCTGGGGGTAAAGCCTGATGCTCACCAACGCCGTAGCGGCAGAGCGCATCAAACTCGTCACCACCAAGTCGCCGTACTGGTGTGTCGGCATCGTCATCGTTCTCGGACTGGGACTGGCATTCCTCCTGGGGTGGGCCACCAATGCCGACAACACCTCGGACAGCGAGGTCAACGTCTCCGACTTCGTGGTCGGTACCACCGGATTCGGTGTCACGGTCCTCATGATCATGGCCGTGCTGGCGGTCACCAGTGAGTTCCGTTTCGGCACCATCCGGACGTCGTTCCAGGCGGTTCCTCAGCGGTACAACGTCCTGCTGGCGAAGGCCGCCGTATACGGCGGGCTGGCTGCGGCAGTCACGTTTGTGCTCACCCTCATCTCGGTTCCGATCGGCAAGGTGATGTCGGGTTCCGACGTCGATCTGCTCGGTTCCCACGCCATCCGGCTGTACTGGGGCGTTCCGCTCTACGCATTCCTGGCCGTGCTCATCGGGTTGGGTATCGGAGCACTGATCCGCCAGACGGCCGGTGCGATCGTCGTCCTGCTGGTCTGGAGCCTGGTGCTCGAGAACGTGCTGTCGGCGATCCCGAAGGTCCAGGACGTTGCCGGACCCCTCATGCCGTTCCTGAACGCCAACCACTTCATCGACGGCCGTGAACTCGGATTCGATTGGTACTGGAACGAATACGGGTCGCTGTTCTACTTCATCGTGATCACCGCATTGGTCTTCGGTGCGGCGATCTTCGTGACCGACCGCCGCGACGCCTGACCAGAGGACGCCGAGGTCTCGCTAGACCTCGAGCCGCCAGAGCGGGTTGACCGGTCCGTGGCCTGCCCCCAAGGGGTAGGCCACGGACAGAGACCTGGTGACCCACGACTTCGCGAATCGGACGGCATCGGGTACCGAATAGCCGTGTGCCAGTGCGCAGGTGATGGCCGCGGCCAACGTGTCTCCGGCGCCGTGGTCGTGGCCGGTGTCGATTCTCGGAGCGGTGAGCTCGATGAAGTCCGTACCGTCGAAGAGCAGGTCCGGACTGTTCGGGTCCGACCGCAGATGACCGCCTTTGACCAGGGCCCACTGAGCGCCCAGAGCGTGTAGCGCGCGTGCGGCCTTCTCCTGGGAGACCCGGTCGGCGACGTCGATTCCGGTGATGAGCCGCACCTCGTCCAGATTGGGCGTGATCAGTGTGGCGATCGGGATCAGTTTGCCGCGAAGCGAATCCAGCGCCTCGTCGGCCAGGAGCTGGTCACCGTGCATGGACGCGCAGACCGGGTCGACCACCAGGGGGATGGCCCGTCCGTGGCCCAGATCCAGCTCACCGGCCGCGCCCACCACCGCATCGATGATCTCGCCCGAAGCGAGCATGCCGGTCTTGGCCGCCCCTATCCCGATGTCGGTGATCACCGACCGCATCTGGTCGGCCACCACGGTCGGCGGAATCGGATGGAAACCGCTGACGCCCAGCGAATTCTGAACCGTCACCGCGGCGACGGCAACCGTGGCATGCACTCCGCACAGGGCCATCGTCCGCAGGTCGGCGTTGATGCCTGCGCCGCCGCCGGAGTCGGTGCCGGCGATGGTCATCACTCGAATGGGTGTCTGCCCAAGAGGTACCCGGGGTAGAAGCTGCACGGCGTCGCTCATGGTGTCGAAAGTACGGGACCCACACCGGCCGCGGGCGCTGAACCGGCCTCGGTGAGCGGCAGGTACACGGCCGCACCTTTCTCCACGAACTCGGCCGATTTGGCCGCCATGTCCGCGGCCAGCTTGCGGTCGATGTCGTCCTGGGTCACCAGGTTGTGCTCTTCGGCGTATGCCCGGACATCCGCGGAGATCCGCATCGAGCAGAACTTCGGGCCGCACATCGAACAGAAATGTGCCGTCTTCGCAGGCTCGGCGGGCATCGTCTCGTCGTGGTATTCGACGGCGGTGTCGGGGTCGAGGGCCAGGTTGAACTGGTCGTTCCAGCGGAACTCGAAACGTGCCCGCGAGAGGGCGTCGTCGCGTTCCTGCGCGCGCGGATGAGCCTTGGCCAGAT is a window from the Williamsia sp. DF01-3 genome containing:
- a CDS encoding NUDIX hydrolase produces the protein MRGDGDGWVFDADGSRYWGRHGAAGLLLYTPSETSSVLVLLQHRAVWSHQGGTWALPGGARDSHESAVDTAVREADEEAGIADAELTVRDELVTHRAPSGWTYTTVIAEVAAPLATTANLESVELRWVSADEVGDLALHPAFAVSWPELRSKLSAFSQSDT
- a CDS encoding YafY family protein; amino-acid sequence: MPLTPATSTSRRLLSLLSLLQAPRDWPGWLLADRLDISERTLRRDVDRLRELGYEIRATKGRDGGYRLDAGAIVPPMLFDDEQVVAIAIALQAAPNTGADIGESAARALTTVRQVLPSRLRPRVDAVELTPLAGNNPPTAGTDVLLAIGDAIRRGEELRFDHRRADDTDTDGEDAGPARPTRRVQPHHLVSRLGRWYVMGWDPDSDDWRVFRADRMTPRTPTGPRFVRREIPGGDVGTFLESRFKGSADNTDRWPCIGDVILHTDAKDVHPFAHDGVVESLGPSRCRLRSGSWSWAALAAALCRFDVDIEVVGPPELGAAFADLARRASLAAR
- a CDS encoding VOC family protein, producing MTYNAVTHLNFDGEARAALEFYRSIFGGEMTVATYGDFGMPIDAPGADRVVFGQIVGQSGFGVMAYDAPAPAEPSRAAAPTPVTRRENGMTLTNSPFFVSVRGESVDEVRALWDGLADGADIVEEFGPAPWAPAFGMLTDRFGVTWIIDVAAQY
- a CDS encoding 2-isopropylmalate synthase; its protein translation is MNTLTTPDTPISPHSQATAPDPFASRYGRSLPSPLRAEAAGMTWTAFADTYAPTTGPIRLGNWTASAAPQDLLHCRATIATGDVIRSLSATATGPISALTDMLYRLGAGVEIVSLHQYDFTGGVATFLLCERDDRRTWAMGNGRTGQESALSGLIAAANRLY
- the thiE gene encoding thiamine phosphate synthase translates to MVRQKVDSAIVNARDRLTTAQLYLCTDARRERGDLVEFADAALAGGVDVIQLRDKGSAGEREFGPLEAAQELDLLGALAEVTARHGALLAVNDRADIAALSGADVLHLGQDDLPVDLARRIVGDEVVIGRSTHDVGQATSAAEQPGVDYFCTGPCWPTPTKPGRFAPGLDLVRATAELAAPRPWFAIGGIDEQRLAEVLDAGADRIVVVRAITASDDPCNAARRLKDKLVARTKS
- the thiO gene encoding glycine oxidase ThiO — its product is MKSLAIVGGAVIGLACAVRAAESGWQVTVYDPGHLEPQRGGGQLVSTAASRVAAGMLGIAGESRTGDDVYLAFAEQAMSRWPEFVDRLGDDQVVAASSSLMVGVDSADVGELAMVAEWLTRRGHPIEPLTGREIRALEPAVSGRVRSGYLAAREMAVNNRRLLAVLADRAATSGVRIETTTVHDLAEVSADQVLLAAGVGSAALWTGLPVYPSKGEVLRLGSTPGALPPPKHVVRGRVNGRAVYVVPRPDGVVVGATQYDSGFDRRPVAGGVADLLTDAIELMPSLREYHLLSAEAGLRPATPDGMPLIGRLDERTIAATGHGRNGILMCPLTADLVTDILSGKEIDQPATEPGRFAWQPM
- the thiS gene encoding sulfur carrier protein ThiS gives rise to the protein MATDVNVNGDDVRLPDGATVLTLLDQLDLPRTGVAVAVDGVVHPQSRWAQELGPCERIEILTAVQGG
- a CDS encoding thiazole synthase; this translates as MGTAADESLVIAGREFTSRLITGTGGAANLAVLEDALVASGTEMTTVAMRRVDAGGRTGVLDLLRRLQIEVLPNTAGCRTAAEAVLTAQLAREALDTNWVKVEVVGDERTLLPDGPELIEAVDRLVQDGFVVLPYTNDDPILARRLEDAGAAAVMPLGSPIGTGLGISNPHNIEMIIATAGVPVILDAGIGTASDAALAMELGCDAVLLASAVTRAADPARMAAAMRSAVTAGRLARGAGRIPKRFWAQASSPRLDC
- a CDS encoding ABC transporter ATP-binding protein; this encodes MIRVQGLTKVYGKNQVVSNLTFDVKPGVVTGFLGPNGAGKSTTMRMILGLDRPTSGTATINGLPYRELKRPLTQVGALLDAKWVHPNRTARSHLRWMAASNGIPNHRVDQVLADVGLTEVAGKKAGGFSLGMSQRLGLAGALLGDPGVLLFDEPVNGLDPEGIVWIRKFMRALADQGRTVLVSSHLLTEMSLTAEHLVVIGRGQLIADASVKDFTSSAQVTVRVRSPKLGELQAALAAAGLRSVPMADDGAGPSLRLENVTTDQVGDIAAANGIGLHELSGKTASLEEVFMSMTAGAVEYHGNDAMAFPGQQQSAASYPAQQGQFAPPPPGWGPQPGVQPPAGQPGYAQPGHPQSGWDESGQNQSGGKA
- a CDS encoding ABC transporter permease, coding for MLTNAVAAERIKLVTTKSPYWCVGIVIVLGLGLAFLLGWATNADNTSDSEVNVSDFVVGTTGFGVTVLMIMAVLAVTSEFRFGTIRTSFQAVPQRYNVLLAKAAVYGGLAAAVTFVLTLISVPIGKVMSGSDVDLLGSHAIRLYWGVPLYAFLAVLIGLGIGALIRQTAGAIVVLLVWSLVLENVLSAIPKVQDVAGPLMPFLNANHFIDGRELGFDWYWNEYGSLFYFIVITALVFGAAIFVTDRRDA
- the thiD gene encoding bifunctional hydroxymethylpyrimidine kinase/phosphomethylpyrimidine kinase: MSDAVQLLPRVPLGQTPIRVMTIAGTDSGGGAGINADLRTMALCGVHATVAVAAVTVQNSLGVSGFHPIPPTVVADQMRSVITDIGIGAAKTGMLASGEIIDAVVGAAGELDLGHGRAIPLVVDPVCASMHGDQLLADEALDSLRGKLIPIATLITPNLDEVRLITGIDVADRVSQEKAARALHALGAQWALVKGGHLRSDPNSPDLLFDGTDFIELTAPRIDTGHDHGAGDTLAAAITCALAHGYSVPDAVRFAKSWVTRSLSVAYPLGAGHGPVNPLWRLEV